In Oryza sativa Japonica Group chromosome 3, ASM3414082v1, one DNA window encodes the following:
- the LOC4332056 gene encoding uncharacterized protein isoform X2, whose translation MYGQGGNFNPQYRHAAPPPPPQQAGVTGGFPQQPLPPPPPRMAQYPQPPAMAAPPPGPYQHRMPLVQNQAYPFAQMHQMPMLPQQRGYAQMPMPGPPSQPPPPQAMYQAHPQYPMPGSLPPPPPRPPSFAPENALPPSSPPPPSPPPPPPSSPPPVPPSPTAAPTTGQSWNSEPERKEGATATDVGHDVKTEKVTNQLIVSDDSDMDMDADEDSPSREHVSPINSSLATAECTGNVNTRKPACDVSNLVKDSGDDSEDEDGACAVSNLVPLTENNEPVHSIGTNPDIGHQLLTEAAPCTERSLEDREHQLMSKSNPVKHDSDELGHPVKEDLSGNDSDRGQQTRRHGRSQWKRSRGQSPQGRRSCSPLSQSLSSGRQSNSPLAKRANLLESKSPDGVGQTFRAQPGVKLGISKDGFYNDKHDSPVKVATPFDIHPAGGHISGDRISEQDGLMGTKKFNGSPDDIDCNEKTNDASVGSFGPHGHGAVLTCGPSQSVASSANGSDPHKMQRSGRASIPQSDMDKSSLGAHQSLSSQPPGISFATVHATEKNMMCDVLQPHSQNLCPPGQMPSGLRPAHIPSSNITPLPGQQLLSTPEFPQMHFQPNVMAPANEFLQSQMQTYPAPDLPHPRPLDFHPHTLQPVVPPHQQPAAMVHSSFQRFTPNLPGSTEFGAISDTDLPKSSIKPHYNPFASTFEQTDPTLNIGCDVIPNPVESASTKAAEHANALSPFGLSVPGSGTHVRENSAEVVSSRQKQPHREFTSSAPYDPLLDSIEPSSSSINKMDLGREANLSASNHNASKIVNIEVESKNMHGLGLVAESEVEEFGEVAADTEAGVVDNLSPEPLGAKDWSSDMPGDIDNDESVDKNKRTKDSRSMKLFKVAIADFVKEVLKPSWRQGNISREAFKTIVKKTVDKVSSSVPNNHIPKTPAKIKQYVQSSQKKVTKLVMGYVDKYVKL comes from the exons ATGTACGGTCAGGGAGGGAACTTCAATCCGCAGTATCGGCAtgctgcgccaccgccgccgccgcagcaagcTGGGGTAACGGGTGGCTTCCCTCAGCAACCactaccaccgccgccgccgcgaatggCACAGTATCCGCAGCCGCCAgcaatggcggcgccgccgcctggacCGTACCAGCACAGGATGCCACTGGTTCAGAACCAGGCCTACCCTTTTGCCCAGATGCATCAGATGCCAATGCTACCTCAGCAGAGGGGTTACGCCCAGATGCCAATGCCAGGGCCGCcatcgcagccgccgcctccacaaGCTATGTATCAGGCCCATCCTCAGTATCCCATGCCAGGGTCtctccctccaccgccgccacggccaccaAGCTTTGCTCCAGAGAATGCGCTGCCACCATCTAGCCCCCCGCCTCCAtctcccccaccaccaccaccgtcttctccacctcctgtgcCCCCTTCACCAACCGCTGCCCCCACAACTGGGCAGTCATGGAATTCAGAGCCAGAAAGAAAAGAAGGTGCCACTGCCACAGATGTTGGTCATGATGTCAAAACTGAGAAGGTGACTAATCAGCTAATTGTCTCTGATGACTCGGATATGGATATGGATG CTGACGAGGACTCTCCATCAAGGGAACATGTCAGTCCAATCAATTCTTCACTTGCAACTGCTGAATGTACTGGAAATGTTAACACGCGAAAGCCTGCGTGTGATGTTTCTAACCTTGTCAAGGACAGTGGTG ATGACAGTGAAGATGAGGATGGTGCTTGTGCTGTCAGCAACCTTGTGCCATTGACTGAAAATAATGAGCCTGTTCATTCAATTGGTACAAATCCTGATATTGGCCATCAACTCCTTACTGAAGCTGCTCCTTGCACTGAGAGAAGTTTGGAGGATCGAGAGCATCAACTCATGAGTAAGAGCAATCCAGTGAAACATGATTCAGATGAACTTGGACATCCAGTCAAAGAAGATTTAAGTGGCAATGATTCTGATAGAGGGCAACAGACTAGAAGACATGGCAGGAGCCAGTGGAAACGAAGCCGTGGCCAGTCACCTCAGGGCAGGAGGAGCTGTAGCCCTCTGTCCCAAAG TTTATCATCTGGAAGGCAAAGCAATTCTCCACTTGCTAAGCGGGCTAATCTACTCGAGAGCAAATCACCAGATGGAGTGGGTCAGACTTTCAGGGCACAACCTGGCGTCAAGCTTGGTATAAGCAAGGATGGATTCTACAACGACAAACATGATTCCCCTGTAAAAGTTGCCACTCCTTTTGATATTCATCCTGCTGGAGGGCACATTTCAGGAGATAGAATATCTGAGCAAGATGGCCTGATGGGAACAAAGAAGTTTAATGGTTCTCCAGATGATATAGATTGTAACGAGAAAACGAATGATGCATCTGTTGGTTCCTTTGGACCACATGGTCATGGTGCAGTTTTAACTTGTGGACCTTCTCAATCAGTTGCTTCTTCTGCAAATGGTTCTGATCCTCATAAGATGCAAAGGTCAGGCCGTGCATCAATACCTCAATCAGACATGGATAAATCATCTCTGGGTGCTCATCAAAGTCTTTCGAGTCAACCTCCAGGAATCTCATTTGCAACAGTACATGCTACTGAGAAGAATATGATGTGTGATGTGCTCCAACCTCATTCTCAGAATTTATGTCCTCCTGGACAGATGCCATCTGGTTTGAGACCAGCTCATATACCATCCTCAAATATAACCCCACTCCCAGGGCAACAGTTACTTTCGACTCCAGAATTTCCTCAGATGCACTTCCAGCCTAATGTTATGGCACCAGCTAATGAGTTTCTGCAGAGTCAGATGCAAACCTATCCTGCACCAGATCTGCCTCATCCTAGGCCATTGGATTTCCATCCTCATACTCTCCAGCCAGTTGTCCCTCCTCATCAGCAGCCTGCTGCCATGGTTCACTCCTCTTTCCAAAGATTCACACCAAATCTACCAGGAAGTACTGAATTTGGTGCTATATCTGATACTGATCTGCCTAAATCATCTATCAAGCCCCACTACAACCCTTTTGCGTCTACCTTTGAACAAACAGATCCGACTCTAAATATTGGCTGTGATGTTATCCCAAATCCAGTTGAGTCTGCTTCAACAAAAGCAGCAGAACACGCGAATGCACTGTCACCTTTTGGTCTGTCGGTTCCTGGATCTGGAACTCATGTGCGTGAGAATTCTGCGGAAGTTGTTTCCAGTCGGCAAAAGCAGCCTCATCGTGAATTCACTTCTAGTGCTCCCTATGATCCACTGCTCGACAGTATTGAACCCTCAAGCAGTTCAATCAACAAAATGGATCTTGGTCGAGAGGCAAATCTGAGTGCTAGCAATCATAATGCATCTAAAATTGTGAACATAGAAGTGGAGAGTAAAAATATGCATGGCCTGGGGCTTGTTGCTGAATCGGAAGTTGAAGAATTTGGAGAGGTGGCAGCAGATACTGAAGCAGGTGTTGTGGATAATTTAAGTCCTGAGCCCTTGGGTGCAAAAGACTGGAGCTCAGATATGCCCGGTGATATTGACAATGATGAATCGGTGGATAAAAATAAGAGGACTAAGGATTCCAGATCAATGAAGCTATTTAAGGTTGCTATTGCAGATTTTGTTAAAGAAGTTCTTAAGCCATCATGGAGGCAGGGAAACATAAGTAGAGAGGCTTTCAAAACCATTGTCAAGAAAACAGTTGATAAGGTTTCTAGTTCTGTCCCTAACAATCATATTCCAAAAACGCCAGCCAAGATCAAGCAGTATGTCCAGTCCTCTCAAAAGAAAGTGACCAAACTTGTAATG GGCTATGTTGACAAATATGTGAAGCTATAG
- the LOC4332056 gene encoding uncharacterized protein isoform X1, translated as MYGQGGNFNPQYRHAAPPPPPQQAGVTGGFPQQPLPPPPPRMAQYPQPPAMAAPPPGPYQHRMPLVQNQAYPFAQMHQMPMLPQQRGYAQMPMPGPPSQPPPPQAMYQAHPQYPMPGSLPPPPPRPPSFAPENALPPSSPPPPSPPPPPPSSPPPVPPSPTAAPTTGQSWNSEPERKEGATATDVGHDVKTEKVTNQLIVSDDSDMDMDADEDSPSREHVSPINSSLATAECTGNVNTRKPACDVSNLVKDSGGKAKTTNVTDEGRSTFQLIQGYASDDSEDEDGACAVSNLVPLTENNEPVHSIGTNPDIGHQLLTEAAPCTERSLEDREHQLMSKSNPVKHDSDELGHPVKEDLSGNDSDRGQQTRRHGRSQWKRSRGQSPQGRRSCSPLSQSLSSGRQSNSPLAKRANLLESKSPDGVGQTFRAQPGVKLGISKDGFYNDKHDSPVKVATPFDIHPAGGHISGDRISEQDGLMGTKKFNGSPDDIDCNEKTNDASVGSFGPHGHGAVLTCGPSQSVASSANGSDPHKMQRSGRASIPQSDMDKSSLGAHQSLSSQPPGISFATVHATEKNMMCDVLQPHSQNLCPPGQMPSGLRPAHIPSSNITPLPGQQLLSTPEFPQMHFQPNVMAPANEFLQSQMQTYPAPDLPHPRPLDFHPHTLQPVVPPHQQPAAMVHSSFQRFTPNLPGSTEFGAISDTDLPKSSIKPHYNPFASTFEQTDPTLNIGCDVIPNPVESASTKAAEHANALSPFGLSVPGSGTHVRENSAEVVSSRQKQPHREFTSSAPYDPLLDSIEPSSSSINKMDLGREANLSASNHNASKIVNIEVESKNMHGLGLVAESEVEEFGEVAADTEAGVVDNLSPEPLGAKDWSSDMPGDIDNDESVDKNKRTKDSRSMKLFKVAIADFVKEVLKPSWRQGNISREAFKTIVKKTVDKVSSSVPNNHIPKTPAKIKQYVQSSQKKVTKLVMGYVDKYVKL; from the exons ATGTACGGTCAGGGAGGGAACTTCAATCCGCAGTATCGGCAtgctgcgccaccgccgccgccgcagcaagcTGGGGTAACGGGTGGCTTCCCTCAGCAACCactaccaccgccgccgccgcgaatggCACAGTATCCGCAGCCGCCAgcaatggcggcgccgccgcctggacCGTACCAGCACAGGATGCCACTGGTTCAGAACCAGGCCTACCCTTTTGCCCAGATGCATCAGATGCCAATGCTACCTCAGCAGAGGGGTTACGCCCAGATGCCAATGCCAGGGCCGCcatcgcagccgccgcctccacaaGCTATGTATCAGGCCCATCCTCAGTATCCCATGCCAGGGTCtctccctccaccgccgccacggccaccaAGCTTTGCTCCAGAGAATGCGCTGCCACCATCTAGCCCCCCGCCTCCAtctcccccaccaccaccaccgtcttctccacctcctgtgcCCCCTTCACCAACCGCTGCCCCCACAACTGGGCAGTCATGGAATTCAGAGCCAGAAAGAAAAGAAGGTGCCACTGCCACAGATGTTGGTCATGATGTCAAAACTGAGAAGGTGACTAATCAGCTAATTGTCTCTGATGACTCGGATATGGATATGGATG CTGACGAGGACTCTCCATCAAGGGAACATGTCAGTCCAATCAATTCTTCACTTGCAACTGCTGAATGTACTGGAAATGTTAACACGCGAAAGCCTGCGTGTGATGTTTCTAACCTTGTCAAGGACAGTGGTGGTAAGGCTAAAACTACAAATGTAACTGATGAAGGTAGGAGCACATTCCAACTAATTCAAGGCTATGCCTCAGATGACAGTGAAGATGAGGATGGTGCTTGTGCTGTCAGCAACCTTGTGCCATTGACTGAAAATAATGAGCCTGTTCATTCAATTGGTACAAATCCTGATATTGGCCATCAACTCCTTACTGAAGCTGCTCCTTGCACTGAGAGAAGTTTGGAGGATCGAGAGCATCAACTCATGAGTAAGAGCAATCCAGTGAAACATGATTCAGATGAACTTGGACATCCAGTCAAAGAAGATTTAAGTGGCAATGATTCTGATAGAGGGCAACAGACTAGAAGACATGGCAGGAGCCAGTGGAAACGAAGCCGTGGCCAGTCACCTCAGGGCAGGAGGAGCTGTAGCCCTCTGTCCCAAAG TTTATCATCTGGAAGGCAAAGCAATTCTCCACTTGCTAAGCGGGCTAATCTACTCGAGAGCAAATCACCAGATGGAGTGGGTCAGACTTTCAGGGCACAACCTGGCGTCAAGCTTGGTATAAGCAAGGATGGATTCTACAACGACAAACATGATTCCCCTGTAAAAGTTGCCACTCCTTTTGATATTCATCCTGCTGGAGGGCACATTTCAGGAGATAGAATATCTGAGCAAGATGGCCTGATGGGAACAAAGAAGTTTAATGGTTCTCCAGATGATATAGATTGTAACGAGAAAACGAATGATGCATCTGTTGGTTCCTTTGGACCACATGGTCATGGTGCAGTTTTAACTTGTGGACCTTCTCAATCAGTTGCTTCTTCTGCAAATGGTTCTGATCCTCATAAGATGCAAAGGTCAGGCCGTGCATCAATACCTCAATCAGACATGGATAAATCATCTCTGGGTGCTCATCAAAGTCTTTCGAGTCAACCTCCAGGAATCTCATTTGCAACAGTACATGCTACTGAGAAGAATATGATGTGTGATGTGCTCCAACCTCATTCTCAGAATTTATGTCCTCCTGGACAGATGCCATCTGGTTTGAGACCAGCTCATATACCATCCTCAAATATAACCCCACTCCCAGGGCAACAGTTACTTTCGACTCCAGAATTTCCTCAGATGCACTTCCAGCCTAATGTTATGGCACCAGCTAATGAGTTTCTGCAGAGTCAGATGCAAACCTATCCTGCACCAGATCTGCCTCATCCTAGGCCATTGGATTTCCATCCTCATACTCTCCAGCCAGTTGTCCCTCCTCATCAGCAGCCTGCTGCCATGGTTCACTCCTCTTTCCAAAGATTCACACCAAATCTACCAGGAAGTACTGAATTTGGTGCTATATCTGATACTGATCTGCCTAAATCATCTATCAAGCCCCACTACAACCCTTTTGCGTCTACCTTTGAACAAACAGATCCGACTCTAAATATTGGCTGTGATGTTATCCCAAATCCAGTTGAGTCTGCTTCAACAAAAGCAGCAGAACACGCGAATGCACTGTCACCTTTTGGTCTGTCGGTTCCTGGATCTGGAACTCATGTGCGTGAGAATTCTGCGGAAGTTGTTTCCAGTCGGCAAAAGCAGCCTCATCGTGAATTCACTTCTAGTGCTCCCTATGATCCACTGCTCGACAGTATTGAACCCTCAAGCAGTTCAATCAACAAAATGGATCTTGGTCGAGAGGCAAATCTGAGTGCTAGCAATCATAATGCATCTAAAATTGTGAACATAGAAGTGGAGAGTAAAAATATGCATGGCCTGGGGCTTGTTGCTGAATCGGAAGTTGAAGAATTTGGAGAGGTGGCAGCAGATACTGAAGCAGGTGTTGTGGATAATTTAAGTCCTGAGCCCTTGGGTGCAAAAGACTGGAGCTCAGATATGCCCGGTGATATTGACAATGATGAATCGGTGGATAAAAATAAGAGGACTAAGGATTCCAGATCAATGAAGCTATTTAAGGTTGCTATTGCAGATTTTGTTAAAGAAGTTCTTAAGCCATCATGGAGGCAGGGAAACATAAGTAGAGAGGCTTTCAAAACCATTGTCAAGAAAACAGTTGATAAGGTTTCTAGTTCTGTCCCTAACAATCATATTCCAAAAACGCCAGCCAAGATCAAGCAGTATGTCCAGTCCTCTCAAAAGAAAGTGACCAAACTTGTAATG GGCTATGTTGACAAATATGTGAAGCTATAG
- the LOC4332057 gene encoding GDP-mannose transporter GONST3 isoform X2, whose product MSNLSEPSKEAASADDSSAVQKTGAWSNTLNILLQQASVYGVAAGYCLSASLLSIINKWAVMKFPYPGALTALQYFTSVVGVLLCGQLKLIEHDGLNLRTMWKFLPAAVMFYISIFTNSELLLHANVDTFIVFRSAVPIFVAIGETLYLHQPWPSLKTWLSLSTILGGSVIYVFTDNQFTVTAYTWAVAYLASMSIDFVYIKHVVMTIGLNTWGLVLYNNLEALMLFPLEMLLMGELNQMKGDSAKVTNWLSSDVILPVALSCLFGLSISFFGFSCRRAISATGFTVLGIVNKLLTVVINLLIWDKHASFVGTIGLLICMSGGVLYQQSTTKPKAPKAEPKEENDEEQQKLLEMQQGLESSSTQKQASS is encoded by the coding sequence ATGTCTAATCTATCAGAGCCCTCAAAAGAAGCTGCATCAGCTGATGATTCAAGTGCTGTCCAGAAAACTGGAGCATGGAGTAACACGTTGAACATTCTTCTGCAACAAGCTTCAGTCTATGGTGTGGCTGCTGGTTATTGCCTGTCAGCATCCCTGCTCTCCATTATCAACAAATGGGCAGTCATGAAATTTCCATACCCTGGAGCATTGACAGCTTTACAGTACTTCACTAGTGTTGTTGGAGTTCTCTTATGTGGACAACTAAAGCTTATTGAGCATGATGGCCTTAATTTGAGGACCATGTGGAAGTTCTTGCCTGCTGCGGTGATGTTCTACATCTCCATCTTCACAAACAGTGAACTTCTACTCCATGCCAATGTGGACACTTTCATCGTGTTTCGCTCAGCTGTGCCAATTTTTGTGGCCATTGGAGAGACCCTTTATCTTCACCAACCATGGCCATCACTCAAGACATGGCTTTCACTTTCAACTATACTTGGTGGAAGTGTGATCTATGTTTTCACAGACAACCAGTTCACTGTGACTGCTTACACCTGGGCAGTGGCATATCTTGCAAGCATGTCCATTGACTTTGTCTACATCAAGCACGTTGTCATGACCATTGGCCTGAACACATGGGGCCTTGTGCTTTACAACAATCTGGAGGCTTTGATGCTCTTCCCTCTTGAGATGCTTCTAATGGGGGAGCTTAATCAGATGAAGGGCGACAGCGCTAAAGTGACAAACTGGCTTTCATCTGATGTCATTCTTCCTGTTGCTCTGTCTTGCTTGTTCGGGCTATCTATATCCTTCTTCGGGTTCTCCTGCAGACGGGCTATCTCGGCAACTGGATTTACCGTGCTCGGTATAGTGAACAAGCTCCTGACTGTTGTGATTAATCTCCTTATCTGGGACAAGCATGCCTCCTTTGTGGGAACAATTGGGCTCTTGATCTGCATGTCCGGTGGTGTTCTCTACCAGCAATCCACCACAAAACCAAAGGCCCCCAAGGCTGAGCCAAAAGAGGAGAATGATGAGGAGCAGCAGAAATTGCTGGAGATGCAGCAAGGGCTCGAAAGTAGCTCAACTCAGAAGCAAGCGTCATCTTAA
- the LOC4332057 gene encoding GDP-mannose transporter GONST3 isoform X1, with amino-acid sequence MANSRASRFKMSNLSEPSKEAASADDSSAVQKTGAWSNTLNILLQQASVYGVAAGYCLSASLLSIINKWAVMKFPYPGALTALQYFTSVVGVLLCGQLKLIEHDGLNLRTMWKFLPAAVMFYISIFTNSELLLHANVDTFIVFRSAVPIFVAIGETLYLHQPWPSLKTWLSLSTILGGSVIYVFTDNQFTVTAYTWAVAYLASMSIDFVYIKHVVMTIGLNTWGLVLYNNLEALMLFPLEMLLMGELNQMKGDSAKVTNWLSSDVILPVALSCLFGLSISFFGFSCRRAISATGFTVLGIVNKLLTVVINLLIWDKHASFVGTIGLLICMSGGVLYQQSTTKPKAPKAEPKEENDEEQQKLLEMQQGLESSSTQKQASS; translated from the exons ATGGCGAATTCTCGGGCTAGCCGTTTCAAG ATGTCTAATCTATCAGAGCCCTCAAAAGAAGCTGCATCAGCTGATGATTCAAGTGCTGTCCAGAAAACTGGAGCATGGAGTAACACGTTGAACATTCTTCTGCAACAAGCTTCAGTCTATGGTGTGGCTGCTGGTTATTGCCTGTCAGCATCCCTGCTCTCCATTATCAACAAATGGGCAGTCATGAAATTTCCATACCCTGGAGCATTGACAGCTTTACAGTACTTCACTAGTGTTGTTGGAGTTCTCTTATGTGGACAACTAAAGCTTATTGAGCATGATGGCCTTAATTTGAGGACCATGTGGAAGTTCTTGCCTGCTGCGGTGATGTTCTACATCTCCATCTTCACAAACAGTGAACTTCTACTCCATGCCAATGTGGACACTTTCATCGTGTTTCGCTCAGCTGTGCCAATTTTTGTGGCCATTGGAGAGACCCTTTATCTTCACCAACCATGGCCATCACTCAAGACATGGCTTTCACTTTCAACTATACTTGGTGGAAGTGTGATCTATGTTTTCACAGACAACCAGTTCACTGTGACTGCTTACACCTGGGCAGTGGCATATCTTGCAAGCATGTCCATTGACTTTGTCTACATCAAGCACGTTGTCATGACCATTGGCCTGAACACATGGGGCCTTGTGCTTTACAACAATCTGGAGGCTTTGATGCTCTTCCCTCTTGAGATGCTTCTAATGGGGGAGCTTAATCAGATGAAGGGCGACAGCGCTAAAGTGACAAACTGGCTTTCATCTGATGTCATTCTTCCTGTTGCTCTGTCTTGCTTGTTCGGGCTATCTATATCCTTCTTCGGGTTCTCCTGCAGACGGGCTATCTCGGCAACTGGATTTACCGTGCTCGGTATAGTGAACAAGCTCCTGACTGTTGTGATTAATCTCCTTATCTGGGACAAGCATGCCTCCTTTGTGGGAACAATTGGGCTCTTGATCTGCATGTCCGGTGGTGTTCTCTACCAGCAATCCACCACAAAACCAAAGGCCCCCAAGGCTGAGCCAAAAGAGGAGAATGATGAGGAGCAGCAGAAATTGCTGGAGATGCAGCAAGGGCTCGAAAGTAGCTCAACTCAGAAGCAAGCGTCATCTTAA